In the Triplophysa dalaica isolate WHDGS20190420 chromosome 8, ASM1584641v1, whole genome shotgun sequence genome, GTGGACTGGATCGGACGGTACATGAGTGATGGTGCTTTGTGCCTGGTTGCTTTGGGAAACCTCCTTTCGTTGTTTTgacgttttattttttctctcagTCACATTTACTGGACAGACGCTGGAACCAATCGGATCGAAGTGGCTACACTGGACGGGCGGTACAGAAAGTGGTTGATTTACAGGGATCTCGATCAGCCGGCTGCTATTGTGGTCAATCCTGCTCTCGGGTAAAGATCTAAAACGTTGTTTACAGACCTGATCCAGATAAACTTTGGAGAACCCTGACCTTctactttgtttgtttggttcATGTTTGAATGTTAGTAAGATGTTCTGGACCGACTGGGGCCGCAAACCCAAGATTGAATCGGCGTGGATGGACGGCCAGCAAAGAGAGGTCCTGTTAGATGAAGGTCTGGGCTGGCCAACCGGTTTAGCTTTAGACTACCTGAATGAAAACCGAATCTACTGGTGCGACTCCAAGGAGAACATCATCGAGTCGATGAAAGCAGACGGAAGCGACAGACAGATGCTCATATCGGGAGGTGAGACGCCGGTGCGCCGCGCTAGGAGACATGGTTGATGATGTCTGATGGTGGGTCGTTCTCACGTTTGGTATTGTTGCAGACATCGGTCAGCCGTACAGTCTGGATGTGTTTGAGGGACACGTGTACTGGACCACTAAAGAAAAAGGAGAAGTGTGGAAGAAAGATAAGTTTGGCAAAGGAGAAAAGGTGAAGGTGTTGACCATAAACCCCTGGCTGACGCAAGTACGCATCTACCAGCAACACAGACACAACCAGTCAGGTGAGACGACACCACACTGACGTCACTGCATTACAGTCGTAgaaaatgttaatgttgaaaCGTTGGaaaaagttgaaaatatttaaatgaacaatctGGTTTTGGTTCTTTTTTTTGATGAATGATTTGTTAAATTCAAGCGGAAATCCAtaacttttgcttttttattgtcatctctgtttaaaatattaaatctcaggcttctttgtttctttaaatgtaacacataaatgtttttattattcgaAAAATCCAAAATACATTAAAAggagaaattatattttaacagtaaacaaataaataagtgGCGGCACTAAAAATATGAcctacaaataaattaaaacttgaATAAAATTAGTAATATagctatataaaaaataataaaatgcttaaaatgcTACAATTTGATTACAATAAACTAAAGTTAATATTTTAGGATATATAATTAgtaatacatacagtataaatataagCCTGGTTTACTGTAGTCATAACAATGCGAGGTTAAGCCtgcattttttctaaataaaatgtcGTGAATAAACTCAATACATTTCAATGGTcacattttgagaaaaaatcttgaaataaatTTCGAGAATTAACTCACTATACTTTGAGAATATAGTCCTTGTGGTTGATGAAAAAACTCGTAAATTTTGAGAAAACAACTTTGAGAATGAACTTACTATACTTTGGATAAAGTCCTTCTCGCATTGTAATGACTTTAATCTTGAAATGgttctattattttttttattgcttggTCCTTATACTCTGCTGTTAAAACTTTGTTAAagttaaattgtaatttttgggggTTTAAATCATCAGATCTTATTGAAAAATCTGTTATAAGGTCACCGAAAGGGAGTCAGATAAGGAGACAgttttcaaaattattattatttttttcaaatgtacttTTTGAGATAACTGTTTTTGCTCATTTAAccaaataaaatcacagaaaacagCTTTCAAATTTTACAAATGAAAGACACCTCATCTCATTTGagtgtttgctgtttttatggAAATGAAAGTATGATTCTTCAACATATACTATTAAAGATACAAACAAAACCTCATCTTTTGATCCCTCACAAGCACTTCTTTTCGTCTCCTTCACGTTGTTTTCAGCAGTTGTGAATCCGTGTCAGGACACGTGCAGTCATCTGTGTCTGCTGCGGCCAGGTGGATTCACCTGCGCATGTCCGCAGGGTTCAACTATGGTCCACTTCAATAAGAATGAATGTGATGCAGGTAAGAGACGGTGTGAACAGAGGAGGTGTCACATCACATACAGTGTGCATGTTCATGATATCAGCCTGTTAATGCCATGTGACATTGTGAGTGTTGTGTTGTATCTGTGATGTAATGATGTTGTGGTGATGTCACACCTGTCGCTCACACCTGCAGCCATTGAGGCCGAGGTGTCCATGCCTCTTGCATGCCGATGCATGAACGGAGGAACGTGTTACACGGATGAGGCCGGCCTGCCCAAGTGCAAGTAAGTGTTGTTGGAAAGCAGCCCTGTGATAATGCTTCTGTTCTTCCTCTGGTgttgtcaaataaaatgattcattCTCAACTTTCTGACACCAGACTGATGAGGAAAAGTatcaaaacacttttaatgtgtatggttgtgttctgcaggtgtCCGTATGGTTACTCGGGTAGTTTCTGTGAAATGGGAAGATCTCGAGGAGCTCCAGCAGGCACAGGTAACGTCTGCCTGTCAATCATCAAGTGTTTTCTGTGGTCTTTAAGTCTTATGTAAGGACTTTGTTCAGGGTTATTGAATTGACCCGTAGGATCATGTGATGTTGTTATATATCTACTGTAGATCAGCATCTTTACACTTCAACAAACACTGTCAGGAATAATCAATTAATAAGTGattcaattactttttcactGAAAAAAGGGTTATGGAAAAAAAGGGTTACTCATTCGTGTTAAGTTCAACAATTTTctacaaaacaaattcatttaaaatctaaGTGTAATGAACAGTTTGCTTCAAAATGTGACTTGACTTTTCAAaaatcgtttttattttttattgtgcgttccaattaatattgataaaaatgcacttgctttgttttgattttagccataataaataaaaaatacatcttaatacagtttaacacaataaagacatgtttacatgataaaaaaatgtttttgaaaaaaattaaaaactgagtttcattttgaaaccaaacactTCATTTAGAACGTTAGAAATTagttgattttgttgaaattcatatAAGAATGTATGTATTCATGGGTAATGTTCTTGttacagataaaaaaaaagtCTATTGTCTAtgtgataaaaaatgtattataatagaCTGTATAAATAAAGGGTGATTAATAAAACTACATCCcaactaaaaactaaaataactcttacaaaaaaattctcaataatttttattttttattttaaaccccAAAAAATGACAGACTACAGCTTTAAATGCCTTACACATGTAGACACTAATACTCGTTTGAGTACTTTCTATTTTTTGAGGATTAaaagtttgattatttttttgaagcaaataataaaattacttttcattaatgaatattttaaacacGATGTTGACATTAtcatttgttattgttttttcttttcattttttaagtaatttacCCGACACCTCTTGACCGAACACTTTTCTTACTCCCATCAAAAACTCTTATGACAAATGAAGTGTAATGGATTTTGAACTGTGTACGCTTCACATATCtaacatgttgtgtgtgtttgtgtagctgtTGCGGTTCTCTTAGCAGTGGTTATTATTCTGATATCTGGAGCTCTGGTGGTGGGAGCTTTCCTCAACTACAAGCGCACCGGCTCCTTACTTCCATCAATGCCTAAACTACCCAGGTACAACACAAACAGAACACACAGATCACTCAGAagaattttattacatttaataaaacaacaaagcaaATGAATTACAATCTGCATTGAACCATTCAGAACATAATGAACTTCTCTGGACTataaaagggatacttcacacaaaaatgaaaagttctGATGAAAGTAGAAAAAATAacttgttctgttaaacacaaaataagacattttgaagaatgtaggacagcaaacagttccggggcacttttgaccatcgttgtttttttcctactatgagagTCAATAGGGGGcgaaatctgtctggttataagcattcttccaaatatctttctgtgttcatcatttaTAGATGACGTTTATACACATTTGCAAAATcacgaaggtgagtaaatgatgacagaattgtcatttttgggtgaagtatcccctTAATGCGTTTTTTATACTAAACAACTGCTTTCGAGGTCAtgatcaataaacaaacacttattTCATGCATTACATACGTTGACTTTGACATTTAGTCACTTACATTGATGCACAGTAAAGGGCTTCTTCAAATGATGGCAAAGATATGAAAAGTGCTTTATATCATTCAACCCTGaaaaagatgtgtttttgtaGCTAAACCGCTCACCACTTTCCCATCTCCGCCTAGTCTGAGCAGTCTGGTGAAGTCGGGTGACGCTGGAAACGGGGTGTCGTTCCATTCGGGCGACAACGTGACCATGGACCTGGAGCCTCAGACTATGGGGGTCATCGACAGGGCCATGCAGCTGGTACGTGCGCTTCATGTTTCTTTATTGAGCTGTAACCGGGCTCTCCTCCACCTTTAAGTGCCCTCAGCACATTTCTCAGAATTATCTCTGAGCCGGAAAATCCCCGGTTGACCTTTCGACCCCGGTGTTAATGTACCATCGGCTCCAGGCCTCGTGTTTGAAAGGACTCAAGTGCGTGATTAATCATGATCACGTGACTGAATACGAACGCTCGCCGCTCACGCTCGTGCTTGGTGTGTTTATAAAACGCTTTCATTGATTTGATTGTTTTCAGCTACTGGTAAGAGTGTAGTTCTCTTTGAATATAAACTTAGTCTCAGATCCGTCTCCTAAAATTGTTCAGGAATACAAACAGAAGCAATTGAGAGTGTCATTGTTGGAGTCTGAAAGTGTAAATGAatatttgagttcatattgaggcTGTCGACAATATTGAcgtttgattgcagacttgacaaatctgagctcagttgtTGACGTCTCTTCTGAACTTCTGATTGTTTGTGATAGGATGAGAATTTCGCAGACACTGGGAGGCAGCCGGTCACATTTGAGAATCCTCTGTACTCATCTGCATCCGTCCCGTCCAGTGATCCCGCAGTAATACATGCCACACAGGTACCCACAATACATCCCAAAAGCATTGTATACTGCTTACAACCGTGAGAAACTGTTTGAAAGCTCAGTTTTGTGCTTGATGTCATCATACAGGTCACTGTGAATGTCAGTGGTGAGCTGAATAACTTCTCAAACCCGACGTATCACACTTATGAGCAGGCTGTGGAGGTGAAGAGCGTCCCTGTAGAGCAAGACACCACACAGGTGAGGAAACCTGAACATCTGGCCTTCTTTGTGCCCGTTTTGTCCTGTATGTGTGACCATGTTGCCATTCATTTGTGCATTTTTCAGGAGTCCAAATGGAGTTTCTTTAAACGAAAACTGAAGCCGAGTACGACCTTTGAAAACCCGACATTTTCAGAGGTGAGAAGTCAAAGTCATCGCCACGTGACATTtcacattattgtttttattgttaatgcATCAGACTTCATTTATCCATCTAACGTCATGTAGAAACGAGTGCATATCCGAGCGGGGAATCATGTAGTGAATGTCATTAATGAAAGAAAGATTCGTACGCCACCACAAATGATCACACGTAAACAATGTGCTGACTAAAAacgtttacatttaaatatcatCTTATACTAAACACACCTGTTAACCTGTACATTTcagataatatttttttatataaatgtttgatataagaacatacttttttattagGACTACTTTGAAAAGATATCGTAGTTTTCTTtagtatttaatataataaacagcAGTTTAATATGAGACACTATAGTGTTTGaacattactatagtaaatatcaaagtttactacagtatttaccTACGTTGATACTACAAAATACTTTAGAGCACTGTGTATCAATTTGTAGGAATTATaagattataaaacaatatactttattacattgtaaaaaatgttgataGAAATAACAGGATTACTGGCAGCAGTTTgcatttactgtagatttacatttatgtaatttaccgGCAACAGTtatttcaaagataaatgatcattaaacaataaaaagtctttatcattacaaagaaaaactacaacctcatgcaaagcattctgggaaccaaaatcataaaaaggttGAAGaggatttctggttcccagaatgctttgcatgttattttataatttttgtgttaagatttgttaatgtttaatgttcattttcatttatctttgaataATTGAGATAAATATACGTCTACAATAACTTACTGGCAACTATCTGCATAGCTACAGTGTGActgttatttgtgtgtttgttacagATGCAGGGCGAGCCAGCTGTTGCATGTTTAGAAGTCAGCGATCCACAACCTTCTCCGTTCGTTCCTCCTCCCAAACCTACGAAACGAGAGAAACTCGGCACCTTTTCTCCAACAGAGGACACCTTCAGAGATACGGCCAACCTGGTTAAAGAGGACAGTGAAatataaccacacacacacacgggacAAGACAGAGAAACTCACTCCCTTTGcacagaaattatttttatatgcatCCACATACAACAGAGATCATTGCAAGATTATTTGAAGGGTTGAGAATAGATGTTTGTAAAACGTACAGAACGTGAGGTCTGTCTGGAGTTCGCCTTCACAAACGCTGAATGCCAATTCTTGTATGATTCGTCTTTTTTTATCgtgatgttttatttgtgtatctTTGCACTGCTGCTGCCGAATGGGAGAATGCGTtgaatattttgtacatttgtaaattgaaaagattttgttgaaaatatccTCGGCGGAGAAGTTATTTTGAGATAGATTATACTTATTTCCTGAAGTACGCAAGTAATGTGCTTTGCGTCTTTGCCATTTTATCAGATTATTGTTAGGCGTCTCTTCTGTATATAAACCTCATTTTGGGAGCGACCGGCGCAAAGAGCAAAAAtcaacagtttattttattcagtCGACATCATGATTGAGTCATGTGATCTGCTTGTGACGACTTTTAATGTATACTcccattattttaatatttcaggtGTGCATCATTAGTCTGTACTACTGTATGTATACTATAGTAACATGGGGTGAACATCAACAGTGTCCTTTATCACAAGAATACTTTGTTTGCATTCGTCATTGAGCATGACTATCAACATTTATCACTACATGTAAGAAAGGGACTCTCATCTAGAAAGTCTTGACAcaataaaatgcagttttgtattttctctGCCTGCCAAGAGTAAATATGATCGAGGCAGAAAACTGTCAAATGATACTTGAAATTGCCCAACCCATATAAACATGTGAAATAAATCTGATGGTTTTGTAAATCTGTGATATTCCACTAGTGTGAAGGGCTGTTCAGATTAACTACGGTAGTTTGTATGTGGCACTGGATGGTAAAGGTGATATATTGTGAGTGATTTTGTATTATAATGACAGAAAATGAATATGATGAATGTATTCATCTTCATAAATGGAACTGGATGCAAATTAATGCTGCtgtcaaataaaaagaaaatcaaataaatcagttttttaacaaatgtgcAGATTCTTTTGAAAGCTTTCTCTTGTTTTGTCTAAAAATATGTATATcccatgaaaaaatatatatatatatttggtgGTTACGTAATAAAAACTATACAGCCGCGGAAATAGTTAGAGAATAGTTAGAGAGATCATGATAGAGACCATTTTTGGGATAATTATTTATAAGTATGTGATTAGGTGAATTGATCATTTAGTTTTATTCTGTGGACTACTAACAATATTAActctaaatttaaaaaaaaaaatctatttgcatttatttccagaaaactggagaaaccggtgaaaataacagttaatatgctctgtattttttcagacctcaaatgatccaaagaaaacaagttcagattcactttgaAGCACTTTTCAAAGTCATATTTGGAGAGTTGGGTGCCAAAATGAgataagttaaaaataaaaaatggtttgTATTATGTTATTCATgcgtttttattgtgttagtgtACTGTATTTTTGAGTTATGGCTCAAATCAAACCAACtttagtttgattgatattaattggaatgcacaaaaaagttatctcattttggaaccaaactcttcattgtCTTGCTGTCAGTCTTCCACAGGGCGGttgaatgactttgtcactccatAATTTAGATTGTTGACACTGAAAAGAATGatcacaatacatctaaaaattatgataataattactttttatttcattacattcAGTGAAACAAGGTTGTGTGTCATTACAGTTTACAGAAACAAATGTTGTCTTTCCAATCGTgcatcattttcaaaaaaacaaaagggaTTAAGTCTTATGATGTCTGTGATGATGTGGACACTTCGGTGTCTTTTGGTGTGGGCAAAAGAAGACCCATGATGAAGTCTGCCACACATGTCGGGACGTACGAGAGAGGAATCCAGAAAAGCTTGGCGTCCCAACCGGCCGTGTATCGCGTTCGAGGATGACGCGCCGAGAGAGCGTGACGCATGCATGACGACACTTTGGAGATGTCCCTGCTGCATAACAACCCCATAGAGAACGCCTGCAACTTCATATCTGAACCAGACATCAAGAGACATCATCAAAGTCTGAATTAACACGAATGAGTTAAATACCTAAATAAAAGATATGACACCGTGACATCACAGATACTCACATTCCTGCAGGTACGAGTCTCCGTAGGATCTCCTGACCTCTACTGGAAGAGCGTTCCATCGCTTCTTCAGATCATCTTCGATGAGACCCAGATCTGTTACTTGTGTCTTAAAGAAGCCTGGTTCAATGATGCTGACCTTGACTCCAAAGTGCAACATGTCCctcctcaacacacacacacagagagaggtCAAAGACAGACCCATAAATCACCTCAGAACGTTGACCACCAGACTCACCTCAAGCTATCAGAAAATGCCTCCACACCCCATTTAGAGAGACAGTATCCTCCACCGATGAGAGCGAGTCTGCCCAGTATACTCGCAACGTTCACCACCCTGCCCCGTGCTTTCTTCAGGAGAGGGAGGAACGTCAGGGTCACCTCAATGACGCCCATCAGATTCACATCCAGAACCTTCTTGTAGTCTTCCACCTGCATCCATTCTGCCGGACCAATGGGGACGGAGATGCCAGCGTTGTTCACCAAACCCCACAGGCCTGATATAGGAAAGATAAAGGTTTGTGTATTATTGTGTATTATAGAGAGATAATGCTCCCACTACTGTTGACCGATGAATTTTCTGTGACTTGGATAGATTTAGATTTCGTTTTTTATGAGATTGCACTCACAAATAGCAATTTCTagccaaaataatatttaaaaattagaATATTGCTAATACAATCGTAACAAGTTGAATGTGTAACATACACAATCACAAGATTTCTCAATAGGGTGGATGtatatttcaatgtttgcttCACTTTGTGCTCCACTACATCTCATAAATAAAAGATGCAGTA is a window encoding:
- the rdh1 gene encoding retinol dehydrogenase 1, whose product is MKEVKVLLYTDRRNHRCEVSKNAVMVSEEKSVLLDLVQVFTGNLLCACALAAVALISVIWSIRRSLRIHGIDEKHVLVTGCDSGFGHLAARQLDQRGFRVIAACLTEPGASRLRAAASPRLKTLLLNVTDSASVGSALEFVRKETGERGLWGLVNNAGISVPIGPAEWMQVEDYKKVLDVNLMGVIEVTLTFLPLLKKARGRVVNVASILGRLALIGGGYCLSKWGVEAFSDSLRRDMLHFGVKVSIIEPGFFKTQVTDLGLIEDDLKKRWNALPVEVRRSYGDSYLQEYMKLQAFSMGLLCSRDISKVSSCMRHALSARHPRTRYTAGWDAKLFWIPLSYVPTCVADFIMGLLLPTPKDTEVSTSSQTS